The following coding sequences lie in one Terriglobales bacterium genomic window:
- a CDS encoding RNA chaperone Hfq, giving the protein MKDALESTAVSRASEAEGYGNRKLIRPSLNRPDPPAEHRERPERPAGAPKKIPPPEQTHAENFYYQKQMQSKTPMVVVLHDGEEIHGVIEWYDRGCIKVNRAEGQPNLLIYKPAIKYMFKAGENGKSGS; this is encoded by the coding sequence ATGAAAGACGCATTGGAGAGCACCGCCGTGAGCCGGGCCTCGGAAGCCGAAGGCTACGGCAACCGCAAGCTGATCCGGCCCTCCCTGAACCGTCCCGATCCCCCCGCCGAACACCGCGAGCGCCCCGAGCGCCCCGCCGGTGCCCCCAAGAAGATCCCGCCCCCGGAGCAGACCCACGCCGAGAACTTCTATTACCAGAAGCAGATGCAGTCCAAGACCCCCATGGTGGTGGTGCTGCACGACGGGGAAGAGATCCACGGGGTCATCGAGTGGTATGACCGCGGCTGCATCAAGGTGAACCGCGCCGAGGGCCAGCCCAACCTGCTCATCTACAAGCCCGCCATCAAATACATGTTCAAAGCGGGCGAGAACGGGAAGAGCGGTTCCTAG
- the dcd gene encoding dCTP deaminase: MALKSDRWIRKMALEHDMINPFAEKQIREGVVSFGVSSYGYDLRVSDEFKIFTNVMSAIVDPKHFDERSFVTVRTECAIIPPNSFALARSVEYFKIPRDVLTICVGKSTYARCGIIVNVTPFEPEWEGFVTLEISNTTPLPAKIYANEGLCQILFFQSDEACEVSYKDKKGKYQGQTGIVLPKL, from the coding sequence ATGGCATTGAAGAGTGACCGCTGGATCCGCAAGATGGCGCTGGAGCACGACATGATCAATCCCTTCGCCGAGAAGCAGATACGGGAGGGGGTGGTGTCGTTCGGGGTGTCGAGCTACGGCTACGACCTGCGGGTGTCGGACGAGTTCAAGATCTTCACCAACGTGATGTCGGCCATCGTCGACCCCAAGCACTTCGACGAGCGCAGCTTCGTGACCGTGCGCACCGAGTGCGCCATCATCCCGCCGAACTCGTTCGCGCTGGCGCGCTCGGTGGAGTACTTCAAGATCCCGCGCGACGTGCTCACCATCTGCGTGGGCAAGAGCACCTACGCGCGCTGCGGCATCATCGTGAACGTGACCCCGTTCGAGCCGGAGTGGGAGGGCTTCGTCACCCTGGAGATCTCCAACACCACCCCCCTGCCCGCCAAGATCTACGCCAACGAGGGGTTGTGCCAGATCCTCTTCTTCCAATCGGACGAGGCGTGCGAGGTCAGCTACAAGGACAAGAAGGGCAAATACCAGGGGCAGACCGGGATCGTGCTGCCTAAACTCTAA
- a CDS encoding HU family DNA-binding protein: MIKLDIINEVVNKTGITKTKAELAVETVFESMKKALASGNRIELRGFGVFNVRPRKTGIGRNPRTGAEVNIPPGKAVRFKPGKELQSID, encoded by the coding sequence GTGATCAAGCTGGACATCATCAACGAGGTGGTCAACAAGACCGGCATCACCAAGACCAAGGCCGAGCTGGCCGTGGAAACCGTCTTCGAGAGCATGAAGAAGGCCCTGGCCTCGGGCAACCGCATCGAGCTGCGCGGCTTCGGCGTCTTCAACGTGCGCCCGCGCAAGACCGGCATCGGGCGCAACCCCCGCACCGGTGCCGAGGTCAACATCCCCCCCGGCAAGGCGGTCCGCTTCAAGCCCGGTAAGGAACTGCAGTCCATCGACTAG
- a CDS encoding site-2 protease family protein has protein sequence MSDFDPQNPPPTPPEDLLPEVPAGPEVVWVLHPPRRRYRLNVLLLLLTLLTTLTAGARLEYNFLHHQPAYTSDTDYFPQLWAWSHPSRLLLGIPFSATLLLILLAHEMGHFVWCVRHRVYATLPFFLPSPFLMGTFGAVIRIRSPIPSRRALFDIGIAGPIAGFVLAVPALALGMMWSRVAPDLVAQSDLRFGHSLIFDLLRGLAPQGAAPWSDLSLHPVAVAAWVGMLATTLNLIPGGQLDGGHIVYALFPRAHAWVSRLAVVALAGFGLRFWPGWLMWSVILLVTGTRHPEVPPQPPLDVPRKLLALVALAIFLLTFMPSPIPGHGLQELRQLFHGQ, from the coding sequence ATGTCCGACTTCGATCCCCAGAACCCGCCTCCCACCCCCCCGGAAGACCTCCTGCCGGAAGTGCCCGCAGGCCCGGAGGTGGTGTGGGTGCTGCACCCGCCCCGCCGCCGCTACCGCCTGAACGTCCTGCTGCTGCTGCTCACCCTGCTGACCACGCTCACCGCGGGCGCGCGCCTGGAGTACAACTTCCTCCACCACCAGCCCGCCTACACCTCCGACACCGATTACTTCCCCCAGCTCTGGGCCTGGAGCCATCCCTCCCGCCTGCTGCTGGGAATCCCCTTCTCCGCCACCCTGCTGCTCATCCTGCTGGCCCACGAGATGGGACACTTCGTCTGGTGCGTGCGCCACCGCGTCTACGCCACCCTGCCCTTCTTCCTGCCCTCGCCCTTCCTGATGGGGACCTTCGGGGCGGTCATCCGCATCCGCTCCCCCATCCCCTCGCGCCGGGCGCTCTTCGACATCGGTATCGCCGGGCCCATCGCGGGCTTCGTGCTGGCGGTGCCCGCCCTGGCCCTGGGGATGATGTGGTCGCGCGTGGCTCCGGATTTGGTCGCGCAGAGCGACCTGCGCTTCGGTCACTCCCTCATCTTCGACCTGCTGCGCGGGCTGGCGCCGCAGGGCGCCGCTCCCTGGAGCGACCTCTCCTTGCACCCGGTGGCGGTGGCCGCCTGGGTGGGCATGCTGGCCACCACCCTGAATCTCATTCCCGGCGGCCAGCTCGACGGCGGCCACATCGTCTACGCGCTCTTCCCCCGCGCCCACGCCTGGGTCTCGCGCCTGGCGGTGGTGGCGCTGGCGGGCTTCGGCCTGCGCTTCTGGCCGGGATGGCTGATGTGGAGCGTGATCCTGCTGGTCACCGGCACCCGCCACCCTGAGGTCCCGCCCCAGCCTCCGCTCGACGTCCCCCGCAAGCTGCTGGCCCTGGTGGCCCTGGCCATCTTCCTGCTCACCTTCATGCCCTCACCCATCCCCGGCCACGGCCTCCAGGAACTCCGCCAGCTCTTCCACGGGCAGTAG
- the priA gene encoding primosomal protein N', translating to MPLFCDVALPVPLEMSFTYALDGAEPVVGGRVLVPFRNERLPGIVVALHDRPPQVEAKKVLAVLDAEPVLDPHLLRLGEWIAHYYLAPLGEVFRSMLPLGAEVRRAHAYQITDLGIEVLHASATLGTSRRSKRSHDEQAREMLVLDYLADREAAREETLRAATRASAALLAGMVRKKWVTREDVSAARDARRIVRVAILREITGKLNANQRRLAETLAAAGGRLAVETLRGLEVPRTTLGTLVRRGLVEIVEEPAEFEVSGFKPARAALDFPLNPAQQKALDHIQAAVAVRKFSVALLYGVTGSGKTAVYLAAMQQVLKSGRSALLLVPEIGLTPAAAAHLAELFGDEVAILHSALTADERAEQWRRIRRGDARIVVGTRSAVFAPVRDLALLVVDEEQDTSYKQDETPRYHGRDVAVMRGKLAGAAVVLASATPALESYQNAKVGKYALLELPDRVERRPLPQVEVVDMRAEFREVGREDFLSRALVAELRECLARGEQAMVLLNRRGYSAVVLCRECGESLQCKNCAVALTFHQRERRMLCHVCGWWRSVPKVCPKCGSEYIFFLGTGSEKLEERLRAEFPRARLARLDRDTVRGRRDFERVLGAFHAGELDLLAGTQMIAKGHDIHGVTLVGVVGADQALGFPDFRAAERTFHLFTQVAGRAGRGDAPGKVILQTYFPEHYAVQFASRHDYAGFYEKEIRFRSLMRYPPFSALANVLVRSAKLEQALRWAGVLGRWFDRARHPGIRVLGPAAAPLVRLKRDYRYHFVLKSESREKLNALLRAMLEHAAEEKIPRTHILVDVDPQSLL from the coding sequence ATGCCCCTCTTCTGCGATGTCGCGCTGCCCGTGCCCCTGGAGATGAGCTTCACCTACGCGCTGGACGGGGCGGAGCCGGTGGTGGGCGGGCGCGTGCTCGTCCCTTTCCGCAACGAGCGCCTGCCGGGGATCGTGGTAGCGCTGCACGACCGCCCACCCCAGGTCGAGGCCAAGAAGGTCTTGGCTGTGCTCGACGCCGAGCCCGTGCTCGACCCGCACCTGCTGCGCCTGGGCGAGTGGATCGCGCACTACTACCTGGCGCCGCTGGGCGAGGTCTTCCGCAGCATGCTGCCGCTGGGCGCCGAAGTCCGCCGCGCGCACGCCTACCAGATCACCGACCTGGGAATCGAAGTCCTGCACGCCTCCGCCACGCTTGGCACCTCGCGACGCTCCAAGCGCTCGCATGACGAGCAGGCACGGGAGATGCTGGTGCTCGACTACCTTGCCGACCGCGAGGCCGCGCGCGAAGAGACGCTGCGCGCCGCCACTCGCGCCTCGGCGGCGCTGCTGGCCGGGATGGTGCGCAAGAAGTGGGTCACGCGCGAGGACGTCTCGGCGGCGCGCGATGCCCGGCGCATCGTGCGCGTCGCCATCCTGCGCGAAATCACCGGCAAACTCAACGCCAACCAGCGCCGCCTGGCCGAAACCCTGGCTGCCGCCGGCGGGCGCCTCGCGGTCGAGACCCTGCGCGGCCTGGAGGTCCCGCGCACCACGCTGGGGACGCTGGTGCGCCGCGGGCTGGTGGAGATCGTGGAAGAGCCGGCGGAGTTCGAGGTCTCGGGCTTCAAGCCGGCGCGCGCCGCGCTCGACTTCCCCCTGAACCCAGCGCAGCAGAAGGCGCTCGACCACATCCAGGCGGCGGTTGCGGTGCGCAAGTTCTCCGTTGCGCTGCTTTACGGCGTGACCGGCTCGGGCAAGACCGCGGTGTACCTGGCGGCCATGCAACAGGTGCTCAAGTCCGGCCGTTCCGCGCTCTTGCTGGTACCGGAGATCGGCCTGACGCCGGCGGCGGCGGCGCACCTGGCGGAGTTGTTCGGCGATGAGGTCGCCATCCTGCACTCGGCGCTGACCGCCGACGAGCGCGCCGAACAGTGGCGCCGGATCCGGCGTGGCGACGCCCGCATCGTCGTGGGCACGCGCTCCGCCGTCTTCGCTCCGGTGCGCGACCTGGCGCTCCTGGTGGTGGACGAGGAGCAGGACACCAGCTACAAGCAGGATGAGACCCCGCGCTACCACGGCCGCGACGTCGCGGTGATGCGCGGCAAGCTGGCAGGCGCGGCGGTGGTGCTGGCCTCGGCCACGCCCGCGCTCGAGTCTTACCAGAACGCCAAGGTCGGCAAGTACGCGCTGCTGGAATTGCCTGACCGCGTGGAGCGGCGGCCGCTGCCGCAGGTCGAGGTGGTGGACATGCGCGCCGAGTTCCGCGAGGTGGGGCGCGAGGACTTCCTGTCGCGCGCGCTGGTGGCGGAACTGCGCGAGTGCCTGGCACGCGGCGAGCAGGCCATGGTGCTGCTCAACCGCCGCGGCTACTCCGCCGTCGTGCTCTGCCGCGAGTGCGGCGAGAGCCTGCAGTGCAAGAACTGCGCCGTCGCGCTGACCTTCCACCAGCGCGAGCGCCGCATGCTCTGTCACGTTTGCGGGTGGTGGCGGAGCGTGCCCAAGGTGTGTCCCAAGTGCGGCAGCGAGTACATCTTCTTCCTGGGGACGGGCTCGGAGAAGCTGGAAGAGCGCTTGCGGGCGGAGTTTCCGCGGGCGCGGCTGGCGCGGCTGGACCGCGACACGGTGCGCGGCCGCCGCGACTTCGAGCGCGTGCTGGGCGCCTTCCACGCCGGCGAACTCGACCTGCTGGCGGGCACGCAGATGATCGCCAAGGGGCACGACATCCACGGCGTCACTCTGGTGGGAGTGGTGGGCGCGGACCAGGCGCTGGGCTTTCCCGACTTCCGCGCCGCCGAGCGCACCTTCCATCTCTTCACCCAGGTGGCGGGACGCGCGGGACGCGGCGACGCGCCCGGCAAGGTCATCCTGCAGACCTACTTCCCGGAGCACTACGCGGTGCAGTTCGCCTCGCGGCACGACTACGCCGGCTTCTACGAGAAGGAGATCCGGTTCCGGAGCCTGATGCGCTATCCGCCCTTCAGTGCGCTCGCCAACGTGCTGGTGCGCAGCGCCAAGCTGGAGCAGGCGCTGCGGTGGGCGGGCGTGCTGGGACGATGGTTCGACCGGGCGCGGCATCCCGGCATCCGGGTGCTGGGGCCGGCGGCGGCGCCGCTGGTGCGGCTGAAGCGCGACTACCGCTACCACTTCGTGCTCAAGTCGGAGAGCCGGGAGAAGCTGAATGCGCTCTTGCGTGCGATGCTGGAGCACGCAGCAGAAGAGAAGATCCCGCGCACGCACATCCTGGTGGACGTGGACCCGCAATCGCTGCTGTAG